atttagaacaTTGAGTGTACATTATTCCTAGAGatatattgataaattaaattactgttAAGACACTAATACAAAATTCCGTAGGCAAAATAAAAAGACTAACAAAACGGTTAACAAACTGAATAAAAATGACACGTCCAAGGAAAAAGCTATGCAACAAACTAATTCCAATTCGACGGACGACATTAGTTCGGGATTAACAGTAACACCACTTTTTACTACTGAAAATATGAATGAAAATGGGAATTCGACAAAAGATCCACCAAACAATCGACGTACGAAATCAGATATATTAAGATGCATTGAAGAACTTTATCCAGTTGACTCTGAACTTCGAAAAATAGCTGAGGACATTTCAACGGTAAGCGCGAAAAGAATTGTTTTACCTTGTTCTTTATTTTATCTCTTAATAACTTAGTCCATCTACGTAAAAATAATAGCGTCATATTTGATCTCGAAATTTTTTACCgatccatttttttatacagGAAATCGTGTTGAACAATTTAAACGTTCATTGGGATGATGTGATAGGACTTGATGAATGTAAATTGGCTATAAAACAGGCTGTTGTCTACCCGATGAAATATCCTATTTTCTTTAGTGATAAATTCTCTGCCTGGAAAGGCATTTTACTGTATGGACCATCTGGTACAGGTAGGCTAGACTCATTTATGTTCCTCCTAATTTCCAATACTTTCACGAAGAATTTGTAAATAGGTAAAACAATGTTGGCAAAAGCCGCTGCAACGGAATGTAACTGCACGTTCATTAATGTAACCGCTGCCTCATTGGTCAGTAAATGGAGAGGTGATTCCGAAAAGTATATTCGCGTAAGTTagattcttaaaattattgtttttaaattaaacaaaccCAAAACAAACGTTATTATActgaatgaaaaaattaatttataaattaaataggtTCTATTTGATCTCGCTTACAAACAATCTCCAACAATTATTTTCATCGATGAAATCGATTGGATATCTATAAGTCACAAAGACAATTCGTTGTCGGAACCCGCGAAACGATTTAGAGCAGAACTTCTCACTAGATTAGATGGACTATTGTCACCAGGTGGTTCAAATGTCCTGCTTTTGGCTGCTACTAATGTTCCTTGGTAAGTaacaattttctgtaatttttgtaattttataccaAATACTCCTCTACATAAGTGATTTGCTGAATTAAGTAAAAGAAGGGACTaagtaaaattctaaaaaaaaatattttatgttcaatttaaaataatgttcagaagcttaaaatata
The Megachile rotundata isolate GNS110a chromosome 5, iyMegRotu1, whole genome shotgun sequence DNA segment above includes these coding regions:
- the LOC100877058 gene encoding katanin p60 ATPase-containing subunit A-like 2, encoding MPLDLSMNGTMNQINSKLRDMENNQTEENRRSILYLIADHLKQRGLRDAYNALFSEAQLSSNIRICDNVDLEMILMEYNSYYYLRFNKHPVIWKIAASEPGTNPVQNKKTNKTVNKLNKNDTSKEKAMQQTNSNSTDDISSGLTVTPLFTTENMNENGNSTKDPPNNRRTKSDILRCIEELYPVDSELRKIAEDISTEIVLNNLNVHWDDVIGLDECKLAIKQAVVYPMKYPIFFSDKFSAWKGILLYGPSGTGKTMLAKAAATECNCTFINVTAASLVSKWRGDSEKYIRVLFDLAYKQSPTIIFIDEIDWISISHKDNSLSEPAKRFRAELLTRLDGLLSPGGSNVLLLAATNVPWNIDTALLRRLEKQIYVTLPDETSRLNLFALYVSPDILSDKEYENYLIDATANCSAAEIKLLCKEAWIKQSISTWDRLDANEISVTHLKFEITDRKSLEDAIKTMRKTKKDISLYTKWISS